The window TATCTCGAATCAAATTGGTGGGTTCACTCAGAACGTATTTTGGTAGTTCATATTTTGCACCTGCACCCAAAAGGTTTTGTTAAAGAGATGTTCATAACAAGATTGGATGACATGGAGGAATAAAACAGAAGCATGGCCTGCATGGATTTACCTCTTTCATCATAGCATGTTGTCATGTCAGCACTTGTAACAATGACACCCGCACTGTCCACTATTGCTTGTCCAAGGTTCAAATCTGCTTCAGCCGCAGCTCGAAGTGCATCCCAAATCTCTGAGATACATCACAAAAGGGTTAAGACTTAACCTGCTGCATTTCTTTTTGATTTTCTAGCTAAATCCTTTCAAAACTTGAGATGGGCAGTTTTCATGTGTGAGCATTTGCCCCCCTTAGCTACCAAGTTTGACAGGCTTACGAATCAGTATAACCTAattcgaaaaataaaataaaataaaaaaatctccctGCTTggagacacctaaaaatgagttcatctcattttatttaacagTAATTATCTATTAGAGATCTTGGAAATGAGTTCATCTACCAAAAACGGCCTTATAATTTAATCCATAACAATTTTTGCATTGAACCAGTAAATgtctgtatttttatttatttatttattttgaaatcaTTCGATCTTCCTCTTATATTATATCAAAGAAAAGGTAGGAAACACCTTCATTCACAATGATATCTGTGAGAGAAATAGCCTCTCTAACATAACGTCCTTCAGGTTAAACATTTAATTTGACAAGTATGTCTGTCTCAGCATCGGACTTTTCTATGCCATCACTGTTTCTTCAGACTCAgatgaaaaagggaaaaaataaataaataaataaaagagggcAAAGGTTTCTACAAAAAGAACCCTTTTTCCTTTGATAGTACATAGttgaagaagacgaagaagaagacaAACCAACTAACTAATTTTGATTGTTAAACATCAGCTTGTGACCAGGTGACATGGGTGGTATCATCTAACTGGTATGTGTATTATGAACAAAAGACACTTGATAGCAAATATCAAGACTCATAGGGTGCACCTAAGTCATTGGCTTCAAGCCAACAAGAGCAATGGTTGGAATTGGAAATCCACATCCCTATAGGTTAGGCTTGATGTTTCAGGAATGAAAATCAGCTTGATGTTTCTTGTACCATCTATCTTCCAAAACtatcttgcaaaaaaaaaaaatcaatttcattcCTAATAAACAATCAGCTTGATGTTTCTTGTACCTTTTATCTTCCAAAACACCGTAAAAATTCACAAACTACACAAAAAACTCTCTTGTTTCTGAAAGTTTAGATAATTCATACCACTTGGAAAAAAACAAGGGAACAGTAGAGAATGCAAAGTCTGCAGACACAACTGACAGAAGAAAGCATGAATATAATGCTAGATTTCACCTCAAGCAACCTATGAACTTGAATGATATGAGCATGAGCAAGGCTAGTGTGAAACCTCCTCTTTttttcgttctttttttttttggccatagGCATTGGGAGAAGAAAAAATCACATGCAATTGCACTTCAATATGTAACACACTGCACCGATTCAGTAATGCCTCACTCTAGGCCCATGAATAGTGGGCTTTTGGCTCTGAGCAATATGCACGATACAAGTGTTCCATTTTCCACTACAGAAGACCTAACCTTTATTGccaatcaaaaaataaataaataaatgaataagaaaaatgaaaacagtgcCTTTATATTTGCCATGCAGTTCATACTATCATATTCGAGGAATGGGTTTTGCGCTTGCACCTGATCTTTTTTGCCTGTGATTCCTAAACTCTTATCTAAAAAATGTTAATACAATAACAGAGGTTTTGATCTCAATTAACacaaatctttcattttttttaacagtgaaataCATGAATGTATGACATCAATACTGCTAATGATGATTattataaaatagaaaaataacagTGTTATGTGCACACAAAGGAAAGAGTACCTTTCTGACCACCATAGTGAGGAGCCGTGTCCCAGAACTCATCACGCATCCGTCTAAGCTCAGTTCTAGTTATTGGTTGAGTATGCTTCCAAGCCTTTGGCTTTCGAAGCTTTTTAGTAGTCTCTGagaatttagagagagagagagagagagagagagagagagagagagagaggaaacaatAACAGATTTGTTAAAATATTCATACATCCATAGGACATAAACAGCAAAAAGATAAATGTGTCAAAATATCAATCTCGTTTGCATTCAAGCTTCCAAACTCTAACACTAGAGTTCAACATGCAACAAAGCCAGTGTGCCTTCCACTGGCTCGATTGTAGATGTTATGTGGGTTCCATGCACACCTTTGGATGTGAGCCCAATAATTTCCTGAACACAAATGTGGCACAAAACAACAGCAACATggatttcttctctttctccgtCCCTCCCAACACCCTCTTCTCTCCCAAAGTCCCCCcaccccctctcctctctctttggAATTTCAGGAAGGCAACCTTCTCCCTGTGGGTTGCAACTGACAACGTTGAGGTTGGGGTGGGGAGGATGTGTCACGGATGATAACAGGGAGAGCATTGGATGTGGCCATGATGAAGAAGCTGTATAGTCATGAGGCCTACAATCTATATGAGGGAATGCCTCAAAGGGATTGCAGAGACCACTGATATATTGAAATCCTGGCAAATTGGAGAGACCACTGATAAATTGAAATCCCACCATTTGCCGATTTTCTGTGAACAGCCATCCAAACTGGCCCATTGTGTCAATGTTTGGGATCGTTGAACCATGAGCCGCTTTTACAAAATGAGAACTCGAGAGTATTGTCCAAACTCTAGGGGGGAGCATCATACAATACCTCAAGAGATGAGCTTTGATCAGCATCGTGCAATTGTCATAACAAACATTCTGGTTGTTTGTAGTGGGACTGTTGCATGTGGCCAATCAAAGGCACTCTTGATTTTCACTGATGCTTTCCAATGTAATTCCAGCACCATCTGAGAAATGATATAATTAAATAGTTTTATGGGATCAACCATACAATTACTATTGGAGTGATAACGTCCCTTGAtttacattgatacaccacactctgacagcttaagcttttagagtaaatggttgtttgacatggtatcagagatgaggaagaagaaagagggatgaAACCAATCCTAGAGATGGGagtttgggttccatctgcgactgtaACATATTGAGTGTGGGGAGAAGGAGAACAAGATGAAAAGAATTGAGACTTActagtcatatgggaggaagctccataGTCttatgacccaggaggtaggagaggatgacgcaagaagagCAGTACCTGACTGGGCTGAAGTtgcgtgagaaggctcaggaatatcacgAGCGTGAAGCCGCATgagggcatcatatgcagcctAAGAAATGATGAGAGAttcccctgaagtagactgctcagctgcGGGGTGGAAAACTATGTCTCAGGAGCAATTGTGGATGCAACGGAAGTAGTGGTATACATACGACGACCATGGATCTATTAGCAATAATCAGCATTGTGATTAGTTCCACCATAATgcgaacaaatgcgggaaccatcacgtcctcgtccatgtccaccacgaccacgaagactacaACCGCCACGACTGCGATCTCCCTCGCGGCCTCTATCACaaccaccaaaaccagaaatgtGCCCTAAACTCAAGGATGGTGTCCAAAGGCCAAGAGAAGACTGATCGCAAACAAGATGTGTCGAACGCTCttgtggcacaaatgaatgaggaAGAGTAGAGAAAGTAGCGCGTTGACACATGTtatagactgtcgtcaatgggggaagaggatcctgcataacaacctaATCTCGAACATGAAGATAATCGGAATTCAACCTAgttaggaactgcatgatacgagtatcatcccgctgCTTATGGGCATGTTCATGATCATCTTtatatttggaaggaagaggttgatacaggtccaactcatcccacataccctgaagcgtcgaatagtaatcttttaatgatcttaAGTTTTGTTGGAACccaccaatttcttgaataagctggaatacctaTGAAAAATTCTGAGGTTTCGAGaaatatcatgaagcgtatcccaaatgacTTTAGCCGAGTATAAAAACATCattgagtggctaatcgaggaatccatactattcaacagccatgcaataacttgatcaTTCTCCTTTGTctaagacttgtaggtaacatctgtaggGCTTGGagatcatccaaaatataagACAACTTCTTACGGGCTCTTAAAAACACTTtcacagattgtgcccattgaagatagttgtcaccattcaacttagtgCAGGTAATCTGcgaggggttggattcaagagaccccatgccaagagatgagggccctttgtcagccataggagagtgattgattcaaacaactatATCTTACTTAATCCTTCAAGGTAATAAGAGATAAACATCAAACAAATAGCAATCATCCGAAATAACACAAAACTCGGTCAAAAACGGCCCAGGCCAGTGAAAATGGCCTAGCCGCACGTCCATTTGAGGTTAAAACCCTCTCAAACATGGATCTTAAGCAAAAAATCCTCCATGAGTaacttgggaggaagatttcggtccatcttgagcaaagaaaccaaagaatcgtcatcttcttaaAGTTACTCGAACCCTTATGCTTGGTATGCAcctacctaaacatttt is drawn from Magnolia sinica isolate HGM2019 chromosome 5, MsV1, whole genome shotgun sequence and contains these coding sequences:
- the LOC131245432 gene encoding uncharacterized protein LOC131245432 isoform X2, with amino-acid sequence MGCAGSSRSKGEETTKKLRKPKAWKHTQPITRTELRRMRDEFWDTAPHYGGQKEIWDALRAAAEADLNLGQAIVDSAGVIVTSADMTTCYDERGAKYELPKYVLSEPTNLIRDS
- the LOC131245432 gene encoding uncharacterized protein LOC131245432 isoform X3, coding for MTKTTKKLRKPKAWKHTQPITRTELRRMRDEFWDTAPHYGGQKEIWDALRAAAEADLNLGQAIVDSAGVIVTSADMTTCYDERGAKYELPKYVLSEPTNLIRDS
- the LOC131245432 gene encoding uncharacterized protein LOC131245432 isoform X1, with the translated sequence MVIRRMYACIEIEGFPVCGIYFGRCYTMLGLRVHTDVLKAAMEIQPVELPVWFETTKKLRKPKAWKHTQPITRTELRRMRDEFWDTAPHYGGQKEIWDALRAAAEADLNLGQAIVDSAGVIVTSADMTTCYDERGAKYELPKYVLSEPTNLIRDS
- the LOC131245432 gene encoding uncharacterized protein LOC131245432 isoform X4, whose translation is MRDEFWDTAPHYGGQKEIWDALRAAAEADLNLGQAIVDSAGVIVTSADMTTCYDERGAKYELPKYVLSEPTNLIRDS